The window ACGCAACGCCGCGGCCGTCACCCCAGGAAGTCGCTCGCGACGCAGTGATGGTGTATACAACCGCAACCAGCGAGGAGGACATCATGAGTGACTTCTATCAGGCCGATAGCATCAAGAAACTGCGCAAGCTGCGCGAACTCAAACCCGACTTGTTCAAAGCGTTTGTCGAGTTCGACACCAAGGTTTTCGAAGAAAGCGCGTTACCGGTGAAGACCAAGGAATTGATTGCGGTCGCGGCGGCGCACATCACGCAATGCCCATATTGCATCGACGCGCACGTGCAGCGCGCCAAGAAGGCCGGGGCAAGCGATACGGAGATCGCCGAATCGGTATTCGTGGCGATGGCGCTGCGCGCCGGCGGCTCGTGGGCGCACAGCTGCATCGCGATGGAAAGCTTGGAGAAGGCGTAATCGCCTCGCAACGACCCACAGGCAAGCGAGCAATGCGGAAGCCCGCCCCGCTGCGGCGCGGCGACGTGATCGGGGTGGTCGCGCCTGCGGCGGCGGTCGACTCGGCCGCGCTCGCCGCTGGCATCCATGCGCTCGAACAACTCGGGTTCCAGGTCCACGTGGGGCCGGCGGTGTTCCATCGCGACGGCTATCTCGCGGGCAGCGATCAGGAGCGCCTCGCCGATCTGATCGCGATGTTTCACAACCCGGAGGTCAAAGCGATCATCGGCGCGCGGGGTGGCTACGGGTCGGGACGGTTGCTCCCGTTGCTCGACCCGGCGGTCGCCCGCGCACACCCTAAAATCGTCGTCGGCTTCAGCGACCTGACGTTTGTGCTCAGCGATTTGGTGCAGCGTTCGGGCTTGGTCGCCTTCCACGGTCCCGACGTCGTTCACGTCGGCCGCAACGCCGAAGCGGCGACGCGCCTGGCGGCGCTGTTAGGTGGAGAACGGCACGATTGGAATTTGCGCGCGAGTGACGTCATTCAACCCGGCACCGCCGAAGGGCGGATCGTCGGCGGCTGCCTCTCGGTGTTGGTCGCCACGTTGGGCACTCCGTACGC is drawn from Deltaproteobacteria bacterium and contains these coding sequences:
- a CDS encoding LD-carboxypeptidase; the protein is MRKPAPLRRGDVIGVVAPAAAVDSAALAAGIHALEQLGFQVHVGPAVFHRDGYLAGSDQERLADLIAMFHNPEVKAIIGARGGYGSGRLLPLLDPAVARAHPKIVVGFSDLTFVLSDLVQRSGLVAFHGPDVVHVGRNAEAATRLAALLGGERHDWNLRASDVIQPGTAEGRIVGGCLSVLVATLGTPYAIETDRCLLFLEDTNEKPFRIDRMLTQLRQAGKLDQVAGVVFADMHACSAGPDEAVTVRDVIAEAFAGAIYPVAFGLPSGHGTGSVTLPLGVRARLAGERLTLLESPLSE
- a CDS encoding carboxymuconolactone decarboxylase family protein; its protein translation is MSDFYQADSIKKLRKLRELKPDLFKAFVEFDTKVFEESALPVKTKELIAVAAAHITQCPYCIDAHVQRAKKAGASDTEIAESVFVAMALRAGGSWAHSCIAMESLEKA